Proteins from a single region of Chanodichthys erythropterus isolate Z2021 chromosome 13, ASM2448905v1, whole genome shotgun sequence:
- the sh2d3cb gene encoding SH2 domain containing 3Cb isoform X1 — translation MTLVRIPFWHSGPMENSGVYVKFSKETCQLNSPSDKLKQELEKELKLSSCNLSSHGWYHGRIPWEVSESLVQWNGDFLVRDSLTSIGDYVLTCCWNQNALHFLISKVQLRSYDAFTRTQYILEGETFDSVPTLVHSYVGNKRPLTKQSGAYIYSPVIRTLPLRYLETMFGLPSVESSPVNSPTRQKGSQKKRESITVTEALEIELIRPQSDVVRSFDGTVEQRLVVSTSPILMSTLARRRRSPSENRKFVVVPSSPVLQKSSEIRLCSSPPENTLIYLEPTVHLLSSMTHSHQNNREANHPQNDPVISQTDPAPTNHPFVRHEIQTMDRREEYDEDYLVPFTIDTVSCFRPSMYQSPLLPPENKPLENKMLKKVKDVLFEVDIKTMAMYITKIDCMVARILDMSDEMMKGMGVSSGMELLTLPHGHHLRQDLLERFHTMSIMLAVQLLGCTGSADERATLLHRAICLASELKSSLGNLFGFATVMKCLELPQIARLDETWTVLRQKYTESAVLYEKTLRSSMRMMNDGEEISGPTETTFPHVLPLLSLLERSVVALEESESWESADTGVAMVLSHLNAARKIACNGRMFSANAEAKLQGFQEEADVREVFLTEFQMRLLWGSRGVERNKDERYSKFDEVLTALSNRLELSHSPK, via the exons ATGACTTTGGTGAGAATCCCTTTCTG GCATTCAGGTCCCATGGAAAACAGCGGTGTTTATGTAAAG TTTTCTAAAGAGACATGCCAACTGAATTCCCCATCAGACAAACTAAAGCAGGAGTTAGAGAAAGAGCTGAAATTGAGCAGCTGTAACTTATCAAGTCATGGCTGGTACCATGGTCGCATACCTTGGGAG GTGTCTGAGTCTCTTGTGCAATGGAACGGGGACTTTTTAGTCCGTGACTCCCTCACTAGCATTGGAGACTATGTCTTAACCTGCTGCTGGAACCAGAATGCTCTTCATTTCCTCATTAGCAAGGTTCAGCTCAGATCTTATGACGCATTTACTCGAACGCAGTATATTCTGGAGGGGGAAACGTTTGATTCTGTGCCGACGCTGGTTCATTCATATGTTGGAAATAAAAGGCCTCTGACAAAGCAGAGTGGTGCCTACATTTACTCACCTGTTATCAGGACACTTCCACTAAGATACCTAGAAACAATGTTTGGGCTACCAAGTGTGGAGAGCAGCCCAGTGAATTCACCAACTAGGCAGAAAGGAAGCCAAAAGAAGAGGGAAAGCATAACTGTGACAGAGGCTTTGGAAATTGAGCTGATAAGACCACAGAG TGATGTGGTGAGGAGTTTTGATGGCACTGTAGAGCAGCGCCTTGTAGTGTCGACTTCCCCCATATTAATGAGCACAT TGGCCAGGCGGCGACGAAGCCCCTCTGAAAACAGGAAGTTTGTTGTAGTCCCTTCATCACCTGTTCTGCAAAAATCCAGTGAAATACGGCTTTGTTCATCTCCCCCTGAAAACACTCTCATCTACTTGGAACCAACAGTACATCTTCTGTCCTCCATGACACATTCCCATCAAAACAACAGAGAAGCGAACCATCCACAAAATGACCCAGTGATTTCTCAAACTGATCCTGCTCCTACAAATCATCCCTTTGTAAGACATGAGATACAGACTATGGATCGCAGAGAGGAGTACGACGAGGATTATTTAGTGCCTTTCACCATAGACACAGTTTCCTGTTTCAGACCTAGTATGTACCAGTCACCACTGCTGCCCCCAGAAAATAAACCTTTGGAGAACAAAATGCTGAAAAAAGTGAAGGATGTCCTGTTTGAAGTTGACATAAAGACAATGGCAATGTATATTACCAAAATTGACTGCATG GTTGCTCGAATTCTGGATATGTCTGATGAGATGATGAAAGGGATGGGGGTGAGTTCGGGAATGGAGCTACTTACCCTCCCACATGGACATCACCTCCGTCAAGATCTGCTTGAAAG GTTTCACACTATGTCCATAATGTTGGCTGTACAGCTGCTGGGCTGCACGGGCAGTGCCGATGAGAGAGCCACCCTGCTGCATAGAGCCATCTGCCTGGCCTCTGAACTCAAGAGCAGTTTGGGCAATTTGTTTGGCTTTGCCACAGTTATGAAATGCCTCGAATTACCACAG ATTGCTCGTTTGGATGAGACATGGACGGTTTTACGTCAGAAGTACACAGAAAGTGCTGTTCTTTATGAGAAAACCCTTAGATCCTCAATGAGGATGATGAATGATGGAGAAG AGATAAGTGGACCCACAGAGACAACTTTTCCCCATGTGCTCCCTCTGCTGTCCCTTCTTGAAAGGAGTGTTGTGGCTCTGGAGGAGTCCGAGTCATGGGAAAGTGCAGACACTGGGGTGGCCATGGTCTTGAGCCATCTGAATGCTGCACGTAAGATTGCGTGCAATGGGAGGATGTTCAGTGCTAATGCAGAGGCCAAACTGCAGG GGTTTCAGGAGGAAGCAGATGTTCGGGAGGTCTTCCTCACAGAGTTTCAGATGCGTCTCCTGTGGGGAAGCCGTGGAGTGGAAAGAAATAAAGATGAACGATATTCAAAGTTTGATGAAGTGCTAACAGCTCTGTCCAACAGGCTTGAGCTTTCTCACTCACCAAAATGA
- the sh2d3cb gene encoding SH2 domain containing 3Cb isoform X2: MENSGVYVKFSKETCQLNSPSDKLKQELEKELKLSSCNLSSHGWYHGRIPWEVSESLVQWNGDFLVRDSLTSIGDYVLTCCWNQNALHFLISKVQLRSYDAFTRTQYILEGETFDSVPTLVHSYVGNKRPLTKQSGAYIYSPVIRTLPLRYLETMFGLPSVESSPVNSPTRQKGSQKKRESITVTEALEIELIRPQSDVVRSFDGTVEQRLVVSTSPILMSTLARRRRSPSENRKFVVVPSSPVLQKSSEIRLCSSPPENTLIYLEPTVHLLSSMTHSHQNNREANHPQNDPVISQTDPAPTNHPFVRHEIQTMDRREEYDEDYLVPFTIDTVSCFRPSMYQSPLLPPENKPLENKMLKKVKDVLFEVDIKTMAMYITKIDCMVARILDMSDEMMKGMGVSSGMELLTLPHGHHLRQDLLERFHTMSIMLAVQLLGCTGSADERATLLHRAICLASELKSSLGNLFGFATVMKCLELPQIARLDETWTVLRQKYTESAVLYEKTLRSSMRMMNDGEEISGPTETTFPHVLPLLSLLERSVVALEESESWESADTGVAMVLSHLNAARKIACNGRMFSANAEAKLQGFQEEADVREVFLTEFQMRLLWGSRGVERNKDERYSKFDEVLTALSNRLELSHSPK; the protein is encoded by the exons ATGGAAAACAGCGGTGTTTATGTAAAG TTTTCTAAAGAGACATGCCAACTGAATTCCCCATCAGACAAACTAAAGCAGGAGTTAGAGAAAGAGCTGAAATTGAGCAGCTGTAACTTATCAAGTCATGGCTGGTACCATGGTCGCATACCTTGGGAG GTGTCTGAGTCTCTTGTGCAATGGAACGGGGACTTTTTAGTCCGTGACTCCCTCACTAGCATTGGAGACTATGTCTTAACCTGCTGCTGGAACCAGAATGCTCTTCATTTCCTCATTAGCAAGGTTCAGCTCAGATCTTATGACGCATTTACTCGAACGCAGTATATTCTGGAGGGGGAAACGTTTGATTCTGTGCCGACGCTGGTTCATTCATATGTTGGAAATAAAAGGCCTCTGACAAAGCAGAGTGGTGCCTACATTTACTCACCTGTTATCAGGACACTTCCACTAAGATACCTAGAAACAATGTTTGGGCTACCAAGTGTGGAGAGCAGCCCAGTGAATTCACCAACTAGGCAGAAAGGAAGCCAAAAGAAGAGGGAAAGCATAACTGTGACAGAGGCTTTGGAAATTGAGCTGATAAGACCACAGAG TGATGTGGTGAGGAGTTTTGATGGCACTGTAGAGCAGCGCCTTGTAGTGTCGACTTCCCCCATATTAATGAGCACAT TGGCCAGGCGGCGACGAAGCCCCTCTGAAAACAGGAAGTTTGTTGTAGTCCCTTCATCACCTGTTCTGCAAAAATCCAGTGAAATACGGCTTTGTTCATCTCCCCCTGAAAACACTCTCATCTACTTGGAACCAACAGTACATCTTCTGTCCTCCATGACACATTCCCATCAAAACAACAGAGAAGCGAACCATCCACAAAATGACCCAGTGATTTCTCAAACTGATCCTGCTCCTACAAATCATCCCTTTGTAAGACATGAGATACAGACTATGGATCGCAGAGAGGAGTACGACGAGGATTATTTAGTGCCTTTCACCATAGACACAGTTTCCTGTTTCAGACCTAGTATGTACCAGTCACCACTGCTGCCCCCAGAAAATAAACCTTTGGAGAACAAAATGCTGAAAAAAGTGAAGGATGTCCTGTTTGAAGTTGACATAAAGACAATGGCAATGTATATTACCAAAATTGACTGCATG GTTGCTCGAATTCTGGATATGTCTGATGAGATGATGAAAGGGATGGGGGTGAGTTCGGGAATGGAGCTACTTACCCTCCCACATGGACATCACCTCCGTCAAGATCTGCTTGAAAG GTTTCACACTATGTCCATAATGTTGGCTGTACAGCTGCTGGGCTGCACGGGCAGTGCCGATGAGAGAGCCACCCTGCTGCATAGAGCCATCTGCCTGGCCTCTGAACTCAAGAGCAGTTTGGGCAATTTGTTTGGCTTTGCCACAGTTATGAAATGCCTCGAATTACCACAG ATTGCTCGTTTGGATGAGACATGGACGGTTTTACGTCAGAAGTACACAGAAAGTGCTGTTCTTTATGAGAAAACCCTTAGATCCTCAATGAGGATGATGAATGATGGAGAAG AGATAAGTGGACCCACAGAGACAACTTTTCCCCATGTGCTCCCTCTGCTGTCCCTTCTTGAAAGGAGTGTTGTGGCTCTGGAGGAGTCCGAGTCATGGGAAAGTGCAGACACTGGGGTGGCCATGGTCTTGAGCCATCTGAATGCTGCACGTAAGATTGCGTGCAATGGGAGGATGTTCAGTGCTAATGCAGAGGCCAAACTGCAGG GGTTTCAGGAGGAAGCAGATGTTCGGGAGGTCTTCCTCACAGAGTTTCAGATGCGTCTCCTGTGGGGAAGCCGTGGAGTGGAAAGAAATAAAGATGAACGATATTCAAAGTTTGATGAAGTGCTAACAGCTCTGTCCAACAGGCTTGAGCTTTCTCACTCACCAAAATGA